In a genomic window of Streptomyces sp. SJL17-4:
- the rpsA gene encoding 30S ribosomal protein S1 translates to MTSSTETTATSTTPQVAVNDIGNEEAFLAAIDETIKYFNDGDIVDGVIVKVDRDEVLLDIGYKTEGVIPSRELSIKHDVDPNEVVKVGDEIEALVLQKEDKEGRLILSKKRAQYERAWGTIEKIKEEDGIVTGTVIEVVKGGLILDIGLRGFLPASLVEMRRVRDLQPYVGKELEAKIIELDKNRNNVVLSRRAWLEQTQSEVRQTFLTTLQKGQVRSGVVSSIVNFGAFVDLGGVDGLVHVSELSWKHIDHPSEVVEVGQEVTVEVLDVDMDRERVSLSLKATQEDPWQQFARTHQIGQVVPGKVTKLVPFGAFVRVDEGIEGLVHISELAERHVEIPEQVVQVNDEIFVKVIDIDLERRRISLSLKQANESFGADPASVEFDPTLYGMAASYDDQGNYIYPEGFDPETNDWLEGFETQREAWETQYAEAQARFEQHQAQVIKSREADEAAAAEGAAAPAAGGNAGAGISGGSYSSESDDNSGALASDEALAALREKLAGGQS, encoded by the coding sequence ATGACGAGCAGCACCGAGACCACCGCCACCAGCACCACCCCGCAGGTTGCGGTCAACGACATCGGTAACGAGGAAGCCTTCCTCGCCGCGATCGACGAGACGATCAAGTACTTCAACGACGGCGACATCGTCGACGGCGTCATCGTGAAGGTCGACCGGGACGAGGTCCTGCTCGACATCGGTTACAAGACCGAAGGTGTCATCCCGAGCCGCGAGCTCTCGATCAAGCACGACGTCGACCCGAACGAGGTCGTCAAGGTCGGCGACGAGATCGAGGCCCTGGTTCTCCAGAAGGAGGACAAGGAAGGCCGCCTGATCCTCTCGAAGAAGCGTGCCCAGTACGAGCGCGCCTGGGGCACCATCGAGAAGATCAAGGAAGAGGACGGCATCGTCACCGGCACCGTCATCGAGGTCGTCAAGGGTGGTCTCATCCTCGACATCGGCCTCCGTGGCTTCCTGCCGGCCTCCCTCGTCGAGATGCGTCGCGTCCGCGACCTCCAGCCCTACGTGGGCAAGGAGCTCGAGGCGAAGATCATCGAGCTGGACAAGAACCGCAACAACGTGGTCCTGTCCCGCCGTGCCTGGCTGGAGCAGACCCAGTCCGAGGTTCGCCAGACCTTCCTCACGACCCTCCAGAAGGGTCAGGTCCGCTCCGGCGTCGTGTCCTCGATCGTCAACTTCGGTGCCTTCGTGGACCTGGGTGGCGTCGACGGCCTCGTGCACGTCTCCGAGCTGTCCTGGAAGCACATCGACCACCCCTCCGAGGTTGTCGAGGTCGGCCAGGAGGTCACCGTCGAGGTTCTCGACGTGGACATGGACCGCGAGCGTGTCTCCCTGTCGCTGAAGGCGACGCAGGAGGACCCGTGGCAGCAGTTCGCCCGGACCCACCAGATCGGTCAGGTCGTCCCGGGTAAGGTCACCAAGCTGGTTCCGTTCGGTGCGTTCGTCCGCGTGGACGAGGGCATCGAGGGTCTGGTCCACATCTCCGAGCTGGCCGAGCGCCACGTGGAGATCCCGGAGCAGGTCGTCCAGGTCAACGACGAGATCTTCGTCAAGGTCATCGACATCGACCTCGAGCGTCGTCGCATCAGCCTCTCGCTGAAGCAGGCCAACGAGTCCTTCGGTGCCGACCCGGCCTCGGTCGAGTTCGACCCGACCCTGTACGGCATGGCCGCGTCCTACGACGACCAGGGCAACTACATCTACCCCGAGGGCTTCGACCCCGAGACCAACGACTGGCTCGAGGGCTTCGAGACCCAGCGCGAGGCCTGGGAGACCCAGTACGCCGAGGCGCAGGCTCGTTTCGAGCAGCACCAGGCTCAGGTCATCAAGTCCCGCGAGGCCGACGAGGCCGCCGCTGCCGAGGGCGCTGCCGCCCCGGCCGCCGGTGGCAACGCCGGTGCGGGCATCTCGGGTGGTTCGTACTCCTCGGAGTCGGACGACAACTCCGGCGCCCTGGCGTCGGACGAGGCGCTCGCCGCCCTGCGCGAGAAGCTGGCCGGCGGCCAGAGCTGA
- a CDS encoding PAC2 family protein produces the protein MLDPQDLYEWDAKGLAVVDLALAQESAGLVMLYHFDGYIDAGETGEQIIEGLLDTLPHQLVARFDHDRLVDYRARRPLLTFRRDRWTAYETPSIEVRLVQDATGAPFLVLSGPEPDVEWERFAAAVRQIIERLGVRLSVNFHGIPMGVPHTRPVGLTPHGSRTDLMPGHRSPFDEAQVPGSAEALVEYRLTESGHDTLGVAAHVPHYVARSPYPDAALTALEAVTAATGLVLPEVAHSLRTEARRTQTEIDRQIGEGDEELVALVQGLEHQYDAVAGAETRGSLVAEPVDLPSADELGREFERFLAEREGDS, from the coding sequence GTGCTTGATCCCCAGGATTTGTACGAATGGGACGCCAAGGGCCTGGCTGTCGTCGACCTGGCACTGGCGCAGGAGTCGGCCGGCCTTGTCATGCTGTACCACTTCGACGGCTACATCGACGCGGGCGAGACCGGTGAGCAGATCATCGAAGGCCTGCTCGACACCCTGCCCCACCAGCTCGTGGCCCGCTTCGACCACGACCGGCTCGTGGACTACCGCGCCCGCCGCCCGCTGCTGACCTTCCGGCGCGACCGCTGGACCGCGTACGAGACGCCGTCCATCGAGGTCCGCCTCGTCCAGGACGCCACCGGCGCCCCCTTCCTCGTCCTCTCCGGCCCGGAGCCGGACGTGGAGTGGGAGCGGTTCGCCGCCGCCGTCCGGCAGATCATCGAGCGCCTCGGCGTGCGCCTCTCCGTGAACTTCCACGGCATCCCCATGGGGGTACCGCACACCCGGCCCGTCGGCCTCACCCCGCACGGCAGCCGCACCGACCTCATGCCGGGCCACCGCAGCCCCTTCGACGAGGCGCAGGTACCCGGCAGCGCCGAGGCCCTCGTCGAGTACCGGCTCACCGAGTCCGGCCACGACACCCTCGGTGTCGCCGCGCACGTCCCGCACTACGTCGCCCGCTCCCCGTACCCGGACGCGGCACTGACCGCGCTCGAGGCCGTGACGGCCGCCACCGGCCTCGTCCTCCCCGAGGTCGCGCACTCCCTGCGGACCGAGGCCCGTCGCACCCAGACCGAGATCGACCGCCAGATCGGCGAGGGCGACGAGGAGCTGGTCGCGCTCGTGCAGGGCCTTGAGCACCAGTACGACGCGGTGGCCGGCGCGGAGACCCGCGGCAGCCTGGTCGCCGAGCCCGTCGACCTGCCGTCGGCGGACGAGCTGGGCCGCGAGTTCGAGCGCTTCCTCGCCGAGCGGGAGGGCGACTCCTGA
- the coaE gene encoding dephospho-CoA kinase → MLKVGLTGGIGAGKSEVSRLLVSYGAVLIDADRIAREVVEPGTPGLAAVVKAFGDDVLTAGGTLDRPKLGSIVFADADRLATLNAIVHPLVGARSAELESRAGTGDVVVHDVPLLTENGLAPLYDLVVVVDASPETQLDRLVRLRGMAESEARARMAAQATRAQRLAVADLVIDNDGPLDALEPQVRKVWDELERRASVE, encoded by the coding sequence ATGCTGAAGGTGGGCCTGACCGGCGGGATCGGCGCCGGCAAGAGCGAAGTGTCACGGCTGCTCGTCTCGTACGGGGCCGTGCTGATCGACGCGGACCGGATCGCCCGCGAGGTCGTCGAGCCCGGAACGCCGGGGCTCGCGGCCGTCGTGAAGGCCTTCGGGGACGACGTCCTCACCGCCGGGGGAACGCTCGACCGACCGAAGCTCGGCTCCATCGTGTTCGCCGACGCCGACCGCCTCGCCACCCTCAACGCCATCGTCCACCCGCTGGTCGGGGCCCGGTCGGCGGAGCTGGAGAGCCGGGCGGGCACGGGTGACGTCGTCGTCCACGACGTACCCCTGCTCACCGAGAACGGGCTCGCACCCCTGTACGACCTGGTCGTGGTCGTGGACGCGTCTCCGGAGACCCAGCTCGACCGGCTCGTACGGCTCCGGGGCATGGCCGAGTCCGAGGCACGGGCCCGGATGGCGGCCCAGGCCACGAGGGCGCAGCGACTGGCCGTCGCGGATCTCGTGATCGACAACGACGGGCCGCTCGACGCGCTCGAACCGCAGGTACGGAAGGTCTGGGACGAGCTGGAGCGCCGGGCGTCGGTGGAATGA
- a CDS encoding tetratricopeptide repeat protein has product MADRNPETHVIDFRAAEHLLAARDPRGAVKLLDSVIAAHPENTAARLLRARAFFAAAQLRPAQLEFELVLEREPDNAFAHFALARTFERSGLTAQATRHFRLAAALDPKPEYLQAAGFDTENRESTEN; this is encoded by the coding sequence GTGGCCGACAGAAACCCGGAAACGCACGTCATCGACTTCCGCGCAGCCGAACATCTGCTGGCCGCGCGGGATCCTCGTGGCGCGGTGAAGCTCCTGGACTCGGTGATCGCCGCCCATCCCGAGAACACGGCGGCGCGTCTGCTGCGGGCCCGTGCCTTCTTCGCGGCCGCGCAGCTGCGTCCCGCGCAGCTGGAGTTCGAGCTGGTCCTGGAGCGCGAGCCCGACAACGCGTTCGCGCACTTCGCCCTCGCCCGCACCTTCGAGCGCTCCGGGCTGACCGCCCAGGCCACCCGGCATTTCCGCCTCGCGGCCGCGCTGGACCCGAAGCCGGAGTACCTCCAGGCCGCCGGGTTCGACACGGAGAACCGGGAGAGCACGGAGAACTGA
- a CDS encoding DUF6343 family protein, producing the protein MRSGNEPATARSPLRMRFWLGLWGLLWAAFGTTVFSLLGRPGWAAACGVLFLVVLVDLAMVVRHIHQGPHWQPGRDIPPYEPDHGGTGR; encoded by the coding sequence ATGCGTTCCGGGAACGAACCGGCGACCGCGCGCAGTCCCCTGCGCATGCGCTTCTGGCTGGGCCTGTGGGGACTGCTCTGGGCCGCCTTCGGCACGACCGTCTTCTCGCTGCTCGGCCGGCCGGGCTGGGCCGCGGCCTGCGGCGTGCTGTTCCTCGTCGTCCTGGTCGACCTGGCGATGGTGGTGCGCCACATCCACCAGGGCCCGCACTGGCAGCCGGGCCGGGACATCCCGCCGTACGAACCGGATCACGGCGGTACGGGGCGCTGA
- a CDS encoding DEAD/DEAH box helicase, producing the protein MAHTWTTSAAVFLPAALPREGRVAFWAPDGGALPDPAESGAERVELTVARRHGSGARSRSVPALTLPVDAALPHLVAARHHPAAHPATAGWGAAALHALHLVARGRMLPGLTADDLDAWRAGPLDADDIAHLRAVAAALPYEAHAVPVPGLGQLRLPDPEALVRAFLDAVADILPRTPAAAHAVGAPFAARAPQHLPRARAWAAEAAAGMDAGVRVSLRLDFSPYELFDTADGEDGTSAASVTSRGERHAAAALLQVHSLADPTLVIDATALWAGEGEHFGPRARIDAVLALRRAARVWPPLARLLEREVPDVLAVTEDELYELLGPAAARLADAGVAVHWPRELARSLSASAVVSATHTAPGSATDGTAFFDSEELLRFNWQLALDGDPLTEREMDHLAEAHRPIVRLRDQWVVIDPDLVRKARKRELGLLEPVDALAVALTGTAEVDGETVPAVPVGALAALRDRLLAGPEDVQAPPGLTATLRDYQLRGLAWLDLMTSLGLGGCLADDMGLGKTVTLIALHLRRARRAPTLVVCPASLLGNWQREVGKFAPDVPVRRFHGAERDLDGVEGGFVLTTYGTLRTSAAELAGREWGMVVADEAQHVKNPFSATARALREIPAPARVALTGTPVENNLSELWALLDWTTPGLLGPLKAFRSRHARAVENHEEIEHEEAVERLARLVRPFLLRRRKSDPGIVPELPPKTESDHPVSLTREQASLYEAVVRETMARIEEAEGIARRGLVMKLLTSLKQICNHPAQYLKEEAPRGSGTARLAGRSGKLALLDELLDTILAEDGSVLVFTQYVTMARLLAGHLAARGIQAQLLHGGTPVAERERMVDRFQAGEVPVFLLSLKAAGTGLNLTRAGHVVHYDRWWNPAVEEQATDRAYRIGQTQPVQVHRLVAEGTVEDRIGEMLRAKRALADAVLGSGEAALTELTDRELADLVSLRRPS; encoded by the coding sequence GTGGCACACACCTGGACGACCAGTGCCGCCGTCTTCCTGCCTGCCGCCCTGCCCCGTGAGGGCCGTGTGGCCTTCTGGGCCCCCGACGGCGGTGCGCTGCCGGACCCGGCGGAGAGCGGCGCGGAGCGCGTCGAGCTGACCGTCGCCCGGCGGCACGGCAGCGGCGCCCGGAGCAGGTCCGTCCCCGCGCTGACCCTGCCGGTCGACGCCGCGCTGCCCCACCTCGTCGCGGCCCGCCACCACCCGGCCGCCCACCCGGCGACCGCCGGCTGGGGCGCCGCCGCCCTGCACGCCCTGCATCTGGTGGCCCGCGGCCGCATGCTGCCGGGGCTGACCGCCGACGACCTGGACGCCTGGCGGGCCGGCCCCCTGGACGCCGACGACATCGCCCATCTGCGGGCCGTCGCCGCGGCCCTGCCGTACGAGGCGCACGCCGTGCCCGTCCCCGGGCTGGGGCAACTGCGCCTGCCCGACCCCGAGGCCCTGGTGCGCGCCTTCCTCGACGCGGTCGCCGACATCCTGCCCAGGACCCCGGCCGCCGCCCACGCGGTGGGGGCGCCGTTCGCGGCCCGTGCGCCCCAGCACCTGCCCCGCGCGCGTGCCTGGGCCGCCGAGGCGGCGGCCGGGATGGACGCGGGCGTCCGGGTCTCGCTCCGTCTGGACTTCTCGCCGTACGAACTGTTCGACACGGCCGACGGCGAAGACGGTACGAGCGCCGCTTCCGTGACCTCCCGGGGCGAGCGCCACGCGGCCGCCGCGCTCCTCCAGGTCCACAGCCTCGCCGACCCCACCCTCGTCATCGACGCCACGGCGCTGTGGGCGGGCGAGGGCGAGCACTTCGGGCCCCGCGCCCGGATCGACGCGGTCCTCGCCCTGCGCCGGGCCGCCCGTGTCTGGCCGCCGCTCGCCCGGCTCCTGGAGCGGGAGGTGCCCGACGTCCTCGCCGTCACCGAGGACGAGCTGTACGAACTGCTCGGCCCGGCCGCCGCCCGGCTCGCCGACGCCGGGGTCGCCGTCCACTGGCCGCGCGAGCTCGCCCGCTCCCTCAGCGCCTCCGCCGTCGTCAGCGCCACCCACACCGCGCCGGGCTCGGCGACCGACGGCACCGCGTTCTTCGACAGTGAGGAACTCCTCCGGTTCAACTGGCAGCTGGCCCTCGACGGCGACCCGCTCACCGAGCGGGAGATGGACCACCTCGCCGAGGCCCACCGGCCGATCGTGCGCCTTCGCGACCAGTGGGTCGTCATCGACCCCGATCTCGTCCGCAAGGCCCGCAAGCGGGAACTCGGCCTGCTCGAACCGGTCGACGCCCTCGCCGTCGCCCTCACCGGCACCGCGGAGGTGGACGGCGAGACCGTGCCCGCCGTCCCCGTCGGGGCGCTCGCCGCGCTCCGGGACCGGCTCCTCGCCGGACCCGAGGACGTGCAGGCCCCGCCGGGCCTCACCGCCACCCTCCGCGACTACCAGCTGCGCGGTCTCGCCTGGCTGGACCTGATGACCTCGCTCGGCCTCGGCGGCTGCCTCGCCGACGACATGGGCCTCGGCAAGACCGTCACCCTCATCGCCCTCCATCTGCGCCGCGCCCGGCGCGCCCCCACCCTCGTCGTCTGCCCGGCATCGCTGCTCGGCAACTGGCAGCGGGAGGTGGGGAAGTTCGCCCCCGACGTGCCCGTCCGGCGCTTCCACGGTGCCGAGCGCGACCTCGACGGCGTCGAGGGCGGGTTCGTCCTCACCACCTACGGCACCCTTCGGACGAGCGCCGCCGAACTGGCCGGGCGGGAGTGGGGGATGGTCGTGGCGGACGAGGCCCAGCACGTCAAGAACCCGTTCTCCGCGACCGCGAGGGCGCTGCGCGAGATCCCCGCGCCCGCCCGGGTCGCCCTCACCGGCACCCCCGTGGAGAACAACCTCTCCGAGCTCTGGGCGCTTCTCGACTGGACCACGCCCGGTCTCCTCGGCCCGCTCAAGGCTTTCCGCTCCCGGCACGCCCGCGCCGTCGAGAACCACGAGGAGATCGAGCACGAGGAGGCCGTCGAGCGGCTCGCCCGGCTCGTCCGGCCCTTCCTGCTGCGCCGCCGCAAGTCCGACCCCGGCATCGTCCCCGAGCTGCCGCCCAAGACGGAGTCCGACCATCCCGTCTCCCTCACCCGGGAACAGGCCTCGCTGTACGAGGCGGTCGTCCGCGAGACCATGGCGCGGATCGAGGAGGCCGAGGGCATCGCCCGCCGGGGCCTCGTCATGAAGCTGCTGACCTCCCTCAAGCAGATCTGCAACCATCCCGCGCAGTACCTGAAGGAGGAGGCGCCGCGCGGCAGCGGCACCGCACGCCTCGCCGGCCGCTCCGGGAAGCTCGCACTGCTCGACGAGCTCCTGGACACCATCCTCGCCGAGGACGGCTCGGTTCTCGTCTTCACCCAGTACGTGACGATGGCGCGGCTCCTCGCCGGCCACCTGGCCGCACGCGGCATCCAGGCCCAACTCCTCCACGGCGGCACTCCGGTGGCCGAGCGGGAGCGGATGGTCGACCGTTTCCAGGCCGGTGAGGTCCCCGTCTTCCTGCTCTCCCTCAAGGCCGCGGGCACCGGCCTCAACCTCACCCGGGCCGGCCATGTCGTCCACTACGACCGCTGGTGGAACCCGGCCGTCGAGGAGCAGGCCACGGACCGGGCCTACCGCATCGGGCAGACCCAGCCGGTGCAGGTCCACCGGCTCGTCGCCGAGGGCACCGTCGAGGACCGGATCGGCGAGATGCTCCGTGCCAAGCGGGCCCTGGCCGACGCCGTCCTCGGCTCGGGCGAGGCGGCCCTCACCGAACTGACCGACCGGGAGCTCGCCGACCTGGTGTCCCTGAGGAGGCCCTCGTGA
- a CDS encoding SWIM zinc finger family protein codes for MTTPRGARGAVPRHDDRRRSFPQVAPREAPDGRFAATWWGNAWVEALEDAALDPARLARGKAYAGRGHVDAITVTPGRVVAYVHGSRPRPYRTEIRMRTLGDDGWERFLDETTARPDHIAALLDKDVPHALEAVTGLLPAPGDLVPDCSCPDDGYPCKHAAALCYQAARLLDEDPFVLFLMRGRGEQELLAELTRRNAALSAAETTAAAPPMPTVPARAVFEAAERAGLSLPPPLSPPDRPGRPAVFPPDPDAPDPLALDLLASEAAARAHVFLTTGHDPVAALTPWQDAVRLAAAHPGSGLTASTRALYRDLAYALDRTPTDLARAVAAWRQGGAAGLAVLEEPWDPPAGPFDRARPALIAADFPAFRPWRNRLSTESLQLRLGRDGLWYGYESDAGREDWWPRGAPDHDPVGALTDLLGR; via the coding sequence GTGACCACGCCACGGGGCGCGCGCGGAGCAGTGCCCCGCCATGACGACCGCCGCCGCAGCTTCCCGCAGGTCGCACCCCGCGAGGCCCCCGACGGGCGGTTCGCCGCCACCTGGTGGGGCAACGCCTGGGTGGAGGCCCTGGAGGACGCCGCCCTCGACCCGGCCCGCCTCGCCCGCGGCAAGGCGTACGCGGGGCGCGGCCATGTCGACGCGATCACCGTCACCCCCGGCCGGGTCGTCGCGTACGTCCACGGCAGCCGGCCCCGCCCGTACCGCACCGAGATCAGGATGCGGACCCTCGGCGACGACGGCTGGGAGCGGTTCCTCGACGAGACGACCGCCCGCCCCGACCACATCGCCGCCCTGCTCGACAAGGACGTGCCGCACGCCCTGGAGGCGGTCACCGGACTGCTGCCCGCGCCGGGCGATCTCGTCCCCGACTGTTCCTGCCCGGACGACGGTTACCCCTGCAAGCACGCCGCCGCCCTCTGCTACCAGGCCGCCCGGCTCCTCGACGAGGACCCGTTCGTCCTCTTCCTCATGCGTGGCCGAGGGGAGCAGGAGCTGCTCGCCGAGCTGACCCGGCGCAACGCCGCCCTGTCCGCCGCCGAGACGACCGCCGCCGCACCCCCGATGCCCACCGTTCCCGCCCGGGCCGTGTTCGAGGCCGCGGAGCGGGCGGGGCTGTCGCTGCCTCCTCCGCTGTCGCCTCCGGACCGGCCCGGCCGCCCGGCCGTCTTCCCGCCCGACCCCGACGCCCCCGACCCGCTCGCCCTCGACCTCCTCGCCTCCGAAGCCGCCGCCCGCGCCCATGTGTTCCTCACCACGGGGCACGATCCGGTCGCCGCGCTCACCCCGTGGCAGGACGCCGTCCGGCTGGCCGCCGCGCACCCCGGTTCCGGGCTCACCGCCTCGACCCGCGCCCTCTACCGGGACTTGGCCTACGCGCTCGACCGCACCCCCACCGACCTCGCGCGGGCCGTCGCCGCCTGGCGGCAGGGCGGCGCCGCCGGTCTCGCCGTGCTCGAGGAGCCGTGGGATCCGCCGGCGGGTCCGTTCGACCGGGCCAGACCCGCCCTGATCGCCGCCGACTTCCCGGCCTTCCGCCCCTGGCGCAACCGGCTCTCCACCGAGTCCCTCCAGCTCCGCCTCGGCCGGGACGGCCTCTGGTACGGCTACGAGTCGGACGCCGGCCGCGAGGACTGGTGGCCGCGCGGCGCCCCCGACCACGACCCGGTCGGCGCCCTCACCGATCTTCTGGGGCGCTGA
- a CDS encoding chaplin — translation MRQIRRSGLATLLVTGGAIALSAGAAHADSGAQGAAVGSPGVGSGNTVQLPVHVPVNVCGNTVSVVGLLNPAFGNGCANRSAEKEPDGYGSEDGGSHKDEPGTPRGGEQAGGSHGGGSTDAGSANGGGSTAETHVAGSPGVLSGNGLQLPVDLPVNVSGNSVNVVGILNPVFGNTSVNGPSKPTPPVETPTPRPQTPVRNVPVPQPETETETAKPVPLPAPQGEKSTVALAATGSDSIGYTGAASAALLLGGALLYRRARRAGDQA, via the coding sequence ATGAGGCAGATTCGCCGAAGTGGTCTGGCCACACTGTTGGTCACGGGTGGGGCGATCGCCCTCTCGGCCGGCGCCGCGCACGCCGACTCCGGCGCGCAGGGCGCCGCGGTCGGTTCGCCGGGCGTCGGCTCCGGCAATACGGTGCAGCTGCCGGTGCACGTGCCGGTCAACGTCTGCGGCAACACGGTCAGCGTCGTCGGCCTGCTCAACCCGGCCTTCGGCAACGGCTGCGCCAACCGCTCCGCGGAGAAGGAGCCCGACGGCTACGGCTCGGAGGACGGCGGCTCCCACAAGGACGAGCCCGGCACCCCGCGCGGCGGAGAGCAGGCAGGCGGTTCGCACGGCGGCGGGTCCACCGACGCCGGTTCCGCCAACGGCGGCGGGTCCACGGCCGAGACCCACGTCGCGGGCTCTCCCGGCGTGCTCTCCGGGAACGGCCTCCAGCTGCCCGTCGACCTCCCCGTGAACGTCAGCGGCAACTCGGTCAACGTGGTGGGCATCCTCAACCCGGTCTTCGGCAACACGTCGGTCAACGGCCCCTCGAAGCCCACGCCGCCGGTGGAGACGCCGACGCCGCGCCCGCAGACCCCCGTCCGGAACGTGCCGGTTCCCCAGCCGGAGACCGAGACCGAGACGGCGAAGCCCGTTCCGCTCCCCGCTCCGCAGGGCGAGAAGAGCACGGTCGCGCTGGCCGCCACCGGTTCCGACAGCATCGGGTACACCGGCGCCGCGAGCGCCGCGCTGCTCCTCGGTGGAGCCCTGCTGTACCGTCGCGCCCGCCGCGCCGGGGACCAGGCCTGA
- a CDS encoding DUF2293 domain-containing protein, whose translation MDLVAPVVVEPLRRRRCSECRQGPLERMIVEFNAPVCLDCADLGHLVFLRRGDTALTRRAREGSTLWAVVVRHNRRRTRYERQGLLVEEAALAAAELSCLADAEARARRRARDAVRRAALDVEITEVLRAEILRLFPSVPADRATEIAVHASAKGSGRVGRTAAGRSLDRGAVTAAVRASVRHVDTPYDTLLMRGVPRHQARTRVAPAIEAVLRAWRRGGGDADGRGRG comes from the coding sequence ATGGACCTCGTCGCACCCGTGGTCGTCGAGCCGCTCAGGCGCCGCCGCTGCTCGGAGTGCCGGCAGGGGCCCCTGGAGCGGATGATCGTCGAGTTCAACGCCCCGGTCTGTCTCGACTGCGCCGACCTCGGGCATCTCGTCTTCCTGCGGCGGGGCGACACGGCGCTCACCCGCCGGGCCCGCGAGGGCAGCACGCTCTGGGCGGTGGTCGTACGCCACAACCGGCGCCGCACCCGGTACGAGCGTCAGGGCCTGCTCGTCGAGGAGGCGGCGCTCGCCGCGGCGGAGCTGTCCTGCCTGGCGGACGCGGAGGCCCGGGCCAGGCGCCGGGCGCGGGACGCCGTACGGCGCGCGGCGCTCGACGTGGAGATCACCGAGGTCCTCCGGGCGGAGATCCTGCGGCTCTTCCCGTCCGTCCCGGCGGACCGGGCCACGGAGATCGCCGTCCACGCCTCGGCGAAGGGCAGTGGACGGGTGGGGCGCACGGCGGCGGGCCGCTCGCTCGACCGCGGCGCCGTCACGGCCGCGGTGCGCGCCTCCGTACGCCATGTCGACACGCCGTACGACACCTTGCTGATGCGGGGTGTTCCTCGGCACCAGGCCCGGACGAGGGTGGCGCCCGCCATCGAGGCGGTGCTCCGGGCCTGGCGTCGCGGCGGCGGGGACGCCGACGGCCGGGGGCGCGGCTGA
- a CDS encoding pyridoxal phosphate-dependent aminotransferase, with the protein MEFRQSSKLSEVCYEIRGPVIEHANALEEAGHSVLRLNTGNPALFGFEAPEEIVQDMIRMLPKAHGYTDSRGILSARRAVAQRYQSMGLPDVDVDDIFLGNGVSELISMAVQALLEDGDEVLVPAPDYPLWTAVITLAGGKPVHYLCDESADWYPDLDDMASKITDRTRAIVVINPNNPTGAVYPREVLEGIFDLARRHGLMVFADEIYDQIVYDEAVHHPAASLAPDLVVLTFGGLSKTYRVAGFRSGWLVVTGPKQHARNYLEGLTMLASMRLCPNAPAQYAIQAALGGRQSIHELTAPGGRLREQRDRAWEKLNEIPGVSCVKPKGALYAFPRLDPAVHRIHDDEKFVLDLLLREKIQVVQGTGFNWPRPDHFRILTLPYADDLDAAISRIGRFLSGYRQ; encoded by the coding sequence ATGGAGTTCCGGCAGTCGAGCAAGCTGAGCGAGGTCTGTTACGAGATCCGGGGCCCGGTCATCGAGCACGCCAACGCGCTGGAGGAGGCGGGCCACAGCGTCCTGCGCCTCAACACCGGCAACCCGGCGCTCTTCGGCTTCGAGGCCCCCGAGGAGATCGTCCAGGACATGATCCGGATGCTCCCCAAGGCCCACGGATACACCGACTCGCGCGGCATCCTCTCCGCCCGCCGTGCCGTCGCCCAGCGCTACCAGTCCATGGGCCTGCCGGACGTGGACGTCGACGACATCTTCCTCGGCAACGGCGTGTCCGAGCTGATCTCGATGGCCGTCCAGGCCCTCCTGGAGGACGGTGACGAGGTCCTCGTACCCGCCCCCGACTACCCGCTGTGGACGGCGGTGATCACGCTCGCGGGCGGCAAGCCCGTGCACTACCTGTGCGACGAGTCCGCCGACTGGTACCCGGACCTCGACGACATGGCGTCGAAGATCACCGACCGCACCAGGGCCATCGTCGTCATCAACCCCAACAACCCCACGGGCGCCGTCTATCCGAGGGAGGTCCTGGAGGGCATCTTCGACCTCGCCCGGCGCCACGGCCTGATGGTCTTCGCCGACGAGATCTACGACCAGATCGTCTACGACGAGGCCGTCCACCACCCGGCCGCCTCGCTCGCCCCCGACCTGGTCGTCCTCACCTTCGGCGGGCTCTCCAAGACGTACCGGGTGGCGGGCTTCCGCTCCGGCTGGCTGGTCGTCACCGGCCCGAAGCAGCACGCCAGGAACTATCTGGAGGGCCTCACCATGCTGGCCTCCATGCGGCTCTGCCCCAACGCCCCCGCGCAGTACGCCATCCAGGCCGCGCTCGGCGGCCGGCAGTCGATCCACGAGCTGACCGCGCCGGGCGGCAGGCTGCGCGAACAGCGCGACCGGGCCTGGGAGAAGCTCAACGAGATCCCCGGCGTCTCCTGTGTGAAGCCGAAGGGAGCGCTGTACGCCTTCCCCCGCCTCGACCCCGCCGTGCACAGGATCCACGACGACGAGAAGTTCGTCCTCGACCTGCTCCTGCGCGAGAAGATCCAGGTCGTCCAGGGCACCGGCTTCAACTGGCCCCGCCCGGACCACTTCCGCATCCTGACCCTGCCGTACGCCGACGACCTGGACGCCGCGATCAGCCGCATCGGCCGCTTTCTGAGCGGCTACCGGCAGTGA